The DNA sequence CATTGTGTGTCTGAAACCCCATTCCGGAAGAGCACTTGTTTACCATGAATAACTTTTATTTGTTAATCACACAGATTTTCCTATTAGCTTATTAATGTGTAGCCTGTTTACCTTGCCTTCAAATAATAGGAATACATTTAACATCACTGGTTtaatttcttcctcttcctcaattatgtatgaaaaatattatCTAATTATGACatcaaaaataattctgaatgaATGCAATATGCTTCCATATGTTTTCCTGTTAATTTCATAGTAACATACCTTTCAGAGTTTCGATCACCATCATTACTTAAGCTTTTACACCTTGGATGTTTGAATTCTTCTGTATTAATATTcttagatagacagatagagaattctcttgttttttttcccccagataaTGAATGAGCACAACATTTTTTCAGCAGCTAACAAACagctgtttctctttctttatcgGTTCTGCAGGTGAAAGGGGTGAAACTGGGTCCAGTGGAACTCCAGGACTTCCAGGCTACCAGGGAGAACCTGGATCTTTTGGGCAACGAGGACCAAAGGGGTTCCCAGGTTTGAGATGAGATTATACATTAAATTAGGATTATGTGTTTATTATTGACTTAAGATTGTGTGCAAGGGACGGTACAATGTTGCACTGAACAGCTTAATTTTGCCAACTGatcagcatggctaaagcaaATTCCCTGGGGAGTGAACATGTTAAGGTTTATCTACCactatatgtgtctgtgtgtgtgtgagagagagagagagagatatctcagtatttcatttcaaatttcaaaatgaagaactttgtttttgcatttttgccaagatagtagcatttgtggcacttcatttGTGTGCACAATTgttacctaaattatgaatataatctaatctaaattaagtattgtaaatggtacaagtgtcttgcttcattaaAGCCATTTACCAAGTCCCTGTGATGCTgccatctggagttataaagccttaaatagaacaccctcAAAATGGCCAGATTTTGCATCTGCGCATAGGGGTTAAGCAGCCTAACCAAAGCCTTTCACAGATTACATTCCACGGAGCAAATGAGATTTCATATCACTGGATAATGTTTACTCTTCAAGATCGGTCAGAAGGGAAATGAACACCAAGCAGATGTAACTTTTCTCTTTATGTGTCATAGGCTCTGCTGGCAGGAAGGGACTTCCTGGTATAGTTATACCACCAAGCACCTTGCCGAAGATTTCAGGAGAGTTTGGACTTTCAGGAACCCCAGGGTTTCCAGGAGAGTTGGGTCCCCCTGGTCAGCCTGGAAATCCTGGTCGTTATGGTGAGATCAAGGTTATGGTAGTGATAACAGCTCAATAATTAGttttctgttcattcatttaattgaacCCATGGAGAACAGCAGGAGCGCAAAGTCAATGTAGATACTAAGTGAGAGAAACAGCATTGTCATGATTACAACATTTGATCAGATTCATCAGGGCACAGAGTTTCAGAAATCATAGTCTGAACAGTAAATGGAAAACTACTTTGTTCTACGTTTAAGTCAAGACTGCAATGCATTTCCAGATGGAAATAttcaaatgcacaaatgcatgatGCCATTGCTTTTAGTGtttattaaaacttttttcagttGCTTTAATGTACTGCTCTAAATGAGTGGGAttcaaattaactttttttattatatacatttttttttaaaagcccacaAATAAAAGATCAATACCCACACCTAGCACACCACTTCCAAAATCTGTCTTACCGTATATATATGGTCAGAGGAAACACTGTTGTTTGATGTATTAGTCTGTTGGAACAGaatttgacacatttttgttctttcaaaCTTTGAATTGTTTCAGGTTCAAAAGGAAAACCTGGACTTCCAGGGAAGTTGGGGCCTAGCGGGCCTGGAGGTATACCAGGACCAGCTGGAGATTTTGGCACCCCAGGATTTCCTGGATCTATCGGAGCGCAGGGTGAGTCATTTACTTCTTTTGGGAACTCATAGTTGCACCAAATTCCATGATGGACAGGTCGTAAAAACAAAGGGGCGGGTTTAACCTTTGTCTAGAGATaacatcatcattatcatcagcTTTTACAGCATTTGTGCGTTCACTATGTCTGTATACCTCCTCTCATCTGCTCTCTTTCGCTGGTCTCACTCGTCCCTTCCAGGTACCCCTGGGAAACAGGGGCCCCCTGGCCTCCCTGGACTCAACCCCCGCAGCACCGGCATCGGCTACACGCTGGTGAAGCACAGCCAGTCCAGCCAGGTGCCCCCATGTCCGCAGGGCATGGCTAAGCTGTGGGAGGGCTACAGTTTGCTGTATGTGGAAGGCCAGGAAAAGGCCCACAATCAGGACCTGGGTAAATAGCATAATAGCAGAGGCTGTCCACTACACAAAGACCAGAGCATCTGCATGCATTAGCATCTTTTAAAGCCTTATTTTCAAAGACCTTTTTCGGTGACTAATATCCAGGAGTTTGTTGCTATGTCACTCAGCTTGCAGATGTCAGTGTTATGGCACGTTAAACATCGAACCTAAACCCTGATACCATATCAACTGCATCCTCTTCTTTCCCTATCCCTTCCACATCTTTCTCTGCATATCTTCCCCAGGATTTGCAGGTTCCTGCTTGCCCCGTTTTAGCACCATCCCCTTCCTGTATTGCAACGTCAACGAGCTCTGCTATTTCGCAAGCCGCAACGACAAGTCCTACTGGCTGTCCACCACTGCGCCCATCCCCATGATGCCCGTGGAAGAGCAGCAGATCTCCCAGTACATCAGCCGCTGCTCCGTGTGCGAGGCCCCCTCCCAGGCCGTGGCCGTCCACAGCCAGGACCTCTCCatcccctcctgccccctcgGCTGGAGGAGCCTGTGGATTGGGTACTCCTTCCTCATGGTGAGACACTACATGCTGCCACAAACCTCAATGGGTGCAAACAGGACATCGTTTCAGTCCCTTGTTctgttaaatgtttatttgttttacattaacATTCCTGATAAACTGATTTGTTATTAATTACCTGTAAATTATTTGTGAGAAGCTGAATGGATGCTATGCTGATGATGCCAGGACAATGCCTCACACCCCAATGTGCATTTTTGTCCATGCAGGACAGTAGTTTGTTTAGCACAGTTGAGAAACAGTACACCTTACTGCAACCTTTTGGTGTGCACGCTttggtttgaatgttttttctaaTTCTGACCAAAACTACGAATGAGCAGTGCGGTAAGTGCAAAGCCCTCGATGCTAACTGAGGTGTGCTGTGTCCCTCCGTCAGCACACCGCGGCTGGGGCGGAGGGCGGAGGCCAGTCCCTGGTTTCTCCCGGCTCCTGCCTGGAGGACTTCCGCGCCACGCCTTTCATCGAGTGCAACGGCCCCCGTGGGACGTGCCACTACTTCGCCAACAAGTACAGCTTCTGGCTGACCACTGTGCAGCCGGAGCGGCAGTTCGTGGAGGCCCCGCCGCAGCAGACCCTGAAGGCCGGCCAGCTGCGCTCGCGCGTCAGCCGCTGCCAGGTCTGCATGAAGATCTTGTAGCCGGAGGCACAGGCGAAACATGCATGTGGAGAGAGACTGACGCCAGAGCAGAGGATACAACAGAAGTGCAGACAGATTtaggaaataaaagaaaacactgacaAGCTTCACACCTCCTTCCGCCCCCTCTTGTCTCGATTATACAAGGAACTGGGGGTAGCTATGGCAAGCATTCCCTGCATTTAGACACCTTTGTATCACGTGGAAAGGAAGGAAAGGTATTGTGTCATTGTTCTGTCGTAGTTCATAACTGACATTGGTGCTAtatgttttgcatttctttgttcatattattttcttgttgCTTTTTGTCTGATTATTCACGGCTACCTCGGAGAGTGCATCAAAACATCCTTTGAATTAGCACTGAACCGTtgatttatcatttaaataatagcCACATGCCTGTAAAACCAGGCTCAGTTAGTTTAAAATGTTGTTCATTCATTTCTAATTGGTTCacaaatgtacatacatatatttactCTCACCTGTTTCAACAGGACATACTGGTGCTTTCCTGAATCTCTTGAATTTTAGGGATTCGTTTTTTAATCCTACCATTTATataacacacaccagcacttttgaacacatgaatgaatgaatgcatgaatgaaaagtaaaacaatCCATGATGACATACCGTGTTTCAATTTTTGAATGCACACGATACAGCACCTAGTTGTAATGCACTGATCTAGATTCCTGGGATAGCAGAGTGGAGTGTCTGTCTAGGCCCCTCAGTGATAGACGACAGTATCTGCAGCATTGCAGTGCAAATGACTATAGCCTGAGCAGCTGGAGGAGTGAAGAACGAGAGACAGGCCCTCAAGGCCCCTGTGAGATGCACAGGTCTGCTACGCTGCCTCTGTAAGGAGTACAGGCATTCACTCAGTCAGTTACACACATACCATACAGTTCAGTCTCCTTTTCCAAGTGGAAGACCAGAATGttgcagctttttaaataattttagtgACGTGAAAGTCGaaagatttttttctcccaggATTCACTTCCTTATCTCCTCAAAACCAAAAGGGTGGGGGTTTTGACAATGCCTCACTTTCTTCAGCCACAGTCTTCAAGAAAGACCCCCAAAATAGCATCTGTTAAACATGCAAGTGTGAATCATATGTGAAACATTAcactgcaatacatttttaaaataaaccaaaggATACGGTGTAGAGGTACTCCCTTCTTCTACAATCACTTGCTATGTCTGTTGACTCTTCAAGGGATTGAGTAACACATGACCACTATGCCCATTGACTTTTATCAGATGGTAGCGCTCACTGGTAGCCTTGAGtacatgttttccattttttgtatgATTTGTCACTTGTTTGTAAGTAGTTGGCTTGTGTAATATTTTACTACACTGCATCCCCTTTGCTATAAAAAATAGCGTAAAACTGCTATAATGTAGGGGGGGGTTATCTGTATATTCGATggtgaaaaaaatcatttttatctaTTTGAATACTTTTATCAATTCCATTTATTCTAAAgattaataaaacatgcatatataaataacaaaaagtgaaaacacTAATCAATATAGCTTTGAAATGCTAATCTCTGTTAAACAGTTCTACGACATAAACTGAGTAAGactaaaattgaaaacaagTATTTCATAAAAATCTATCCTCTGGGAGAATGTCACTTCCCTCAGTTTACATgctttatgtatgtatgtatagacAAGGAACTAGtcataaatgtgtatttttgtgttcactataaaataaactgttaaaaCGGTGATGTGTTTTAAAGGTATGCGTGTGTTGTGCCCTTAGTCAAAGCTCATGCAACTTTTGGTAGATGCCTTTTCACCAGTCCAGGTTGGATGTCAGTATGGTCAACACTAGTTACTATTTTTGCCACAGGTAGGTGAAGCAGAAGGTCTGTAATCACGCTGTGTCTTTGAACAAGGTAGTAATGAGAATAAAGATTCTGAGTGCATTTCTtgtcaaaataatttcattttggagCTGGTATTGCAACTGCTGCACAAGCATACATTTTGACTGGGAAGGTCTGAGTACCTAATGGCTAAAGAATGGAAAGACATTTTCATGTTATGGCCCTCAATGCCTTTTTTGGATTTATGCATTTCAGGTTATACAAGGAACACCTTTCAAATAACACATACAATAAAATCATATCTGTTCTGTCAGTGGACTTTGTAGGAGACCATTATTAGAGTGGGGTTTGGTGCAGCATGAAAAGTGAACTGAAGACCTGGTTTTGCCAACAGCATCGTAggttgaaaatttaaaaaagggattTCGTGCTAAACCCTTACATGTAAATAACTCCTCTCTTTAGAGTACTCCAACACATAAGAtatctaaaaaagaaaacatttaacatcAAGATAGAGGGAtggtttgaaaatattaaatataatttgaatatatAGACTAAGTGAAAATTCTCATCtcattaaaaatagattttcaaTTTTTGGATGATTCATTCAGGACAGGTGATCAATTGAATGTTAATGTCAAATGTGTCTgatcaaataaatgcatgtaattaGCATATTTGCACATATTCAAATGATATATAGGCTAATAAAGTTAGAAATGGTGACAAGAGCTAACATATTcttaaactgaaattaaattgtaggtgtacagtacataaggggaaagtgacattttatttaaacaacaaatccactgtttctctctctctctctatagtgACACCCGTGTGATAAAGACAGTTTATGAAATCTTGTTTATTGAAGATTATtgtcacacacacctgacattTCATGACAAGGCTTTGCAAGCTGTCCTATCCCCATtgcaaagaaaacacacacacacacacacagatttgtaacttcatcagtgaagacagcAGGTACTATTAGCTGAAATTGCAATATGTGTTTCACACCCAATGATAgaagcaaattattttattttatttttattttttattttttgttgttgttgtaaaagAACAGCTTTTATGTTCAATGGTCATTTATTTGGATGGTAACTATTCATTTGGGTGGTAACTATGACTATTCAGTCTGCCGTCAAGCAGTTCGACTTTTGCCGTGAAGTCAATGTTTACGTGTAGGAGTGCGCTGGTCTATTGAGCTCCCATCTACGAAAGAAAATCGAGAAAATTGGGGATTGAAAGGAGGCGTATTTGTAGTTTTCGGCTAATTGGGAACACGTAAACaggtaaatatttttaacttgTGGATTCTCAAAAATAATGTTCAAATTATAGTGATACTCAAATTCTATCATATTTTTAACTACAAGGAATGGTTGTCTGGAAGACCAAGAAATCCCAGAAAGACTTAGCAATCATATGAGAAATTGAGCAATTAATATGTCTACTCAAAATTAGCAAAATATTATCGGTAACATATATCTAGCAAGCTACCTAACAAGTTGATCATGTGATTGTTGTTTACTAGATACTAGTGTCGAAAATCTGCATCATAGCTCGCTGACATTTGCTCATCGATGGGCTATACATACTTAGCTAGCGCATTGATTTCGTTGCTTGCTAACATCAAATGGTTGTATAAATGTTACTACaatattttaaactgtttaaaCAACGCCGCACTTGTATCCGTTgcacattgttttctttatttcttgcATCTCAGAAAAGCTAGCTAGAGGAGCTATAGTCTATCAGCAAACGCAGCAAAAGTTAGCCTAGCTCAGTGCTTGGGAAACATGTCTGTAGTATTTTTGAACTAAGCAACATTTCCTAACAAGTATCATGTAAAACGTCTGCtcgtaaataaattaaactttaCCTTTGTCAGTGAGTGttcttaaccctcctgttatgttgcgggtcaaattgaccctttttaaagtttgaaaatctaggaaaaatacttaaaattattttttcaatatgaaacttcttctactggccttaattagtgtaatcaacattttaaatgaaaatggttcatttcatgtatttgcaaaccccccctgtatggggattgacccgggaacatttttgctgtacctaaaaaatgaacagaacaggagggttaagagTGGAGTCCATAAACGCGCAAGTGATGGTCGTATGTCCCATATATGGAATATGGAAAAGTAATAGTATTAAGGGGTTCGTTAATTACCCTTGCGCCAGGTTTACGCATGTTCGTGTTTCTGTGGTATTGTTCTGCATAATAATGCTGCCATTTCATGAGCGTCTTGGAGATGTTGATTTGATGGGAATTGACTCATGAGACGCCTTTTTCGTGGTTtacggtgtgtttgtgttgtaccTGGTTTGACTGCTAGTTAGCCTAAATGACAATGGATTGAAGCTTCatggaaaaataattgtttgGAAGGATAATAAGGCACCTTCCAGGGCAGTTGGGGGTCACATAAACAGTTTTTGTGGAAAGGTGCATCTCGGCTCAACATgtatattctgtaaataaagTCTCTcagttcaaaattcaaaatatacTATACTtaactatactatactataattttgttttgaaattttttgatttttgaagtAGGACActtcatttacagaatatacATGGTTACACAGGATTACATGTGTAAGTATCCTTACACATAGCATCCATCCGAtaatctctgtgctgtgttctgtgaaatGAATGCAGCTGGTGAATGTATTTCTGCCTCCCTTCAGGTACCCTGGACTTTTCAGAGACCCACTCTGACATGTCTTATGTCTTCGTCAATGACTCGTCTCAAACCAGTGTGCCACTGCTACAGGCGTGCATTGACGGGGACCTAGGCTACTCTAAGCGCCTACTGGAGACAGGCTGCGACCCCAACATTCGGGATAGCCGGGGACGCACCGGCCTGCACCTGGCTGCCGCCCGTGGCAATGTGGAGATTTGCCGCTTCCTGCACAAGTTTGGGGCTGACCTACTGGCTACTGATTACCAGggcaacactgcactgcacctgtGCGGCCATGTGGACACCATCCAATTCCTGGTGTCCAATGGCCTCAAGATTGACATATGGTCAGTGCACTGCTGTTTAGGGGAGTTGGGCTGGTTTATTATTggactgttttattttcaaggaCACGGAGAGACATGGGTCAGCATTCCTGTTTGTCTTAATCTAATTTCCGTCCCTAATAAGGAATCTGGAAACTAAAAGCAATTGAGAATTTAGACCaagtttattgtttaattatgtGTCAATGGGATTTATCACCTCACTGGTTTTCTTAAAAGTAAATATTGCTGAAAGCACAAATGACACTGACCTATCACAACTTCTGCAAACtagtattttatgttttattatgttttattatgttttacactcaattaaacattcatattttcatctATATACTGCTCCACTTTAACTGCTATGAACTGGCCTTTGAAGTGGAACAGTCACACAGAAGTGTTCATCTTGTGTGTTGTTCAGTAACCACAATGGGTCAACTCCTCTGGTGCTAGCAAAGAGACGAGGTGTGAACAAGGATGCCATTCGTCTGCTTGAGgggctggaggagcaggaggtgaaGGGCTTCAACCGAGGGCCACACTCCAAGCTGGAGACCATGCAGATGGCTGAGAGTGAGAGGTGTGTGGAGGCCAGGCATAGAAAGCTGAAGCAATGTGCAAAGGACAATATGGGTCAATGGGGTTGTGCTAGAAACACAAACGGTAGTATTCAGCTTGTAActtatctttgttttttctgtgaGTAGCTATATTGCatcacagtattttttttattcatgaactTCAAAAATGGCAGTTCCTTCAATATTGACTGCCTAAATGGGAGTGGTTTCTTATCAGGATAACAGAAGGAAATCAAACCTGTTCAGGAAGCTTTCCAAACATTATTCAGTGTCAGTGCCTTTGACAATTACTATGCAAATGTAAAGTTCCATTTGCTTCCAAAATACAGGTGTTAAGTACACTAGTTACTGATCTACTAGGACCAAAATGGCATTCTATAAAATTCGTTTTCTGACTTGCATTCTGCTTACATTGCTGGGCAGTGGAGTTGAGTAGCTTGGCTGTTTTTGCGTGTAATAATCAGTTAACACTTTTCATATATTAGAGAATTTCACATCACCAGCCTCGGGCTGGTGGGTGTTTGCGTGCTTAACGTGTGCCTCAATGGAAAAAGCTCATTAACGGTGAAGTGCATTGGAACtcttttttgttcccttttttcccccgcaGTGCTATGGAGAGCCACTCCCTTCTCAACCCCAACCTGCAAAACAGCGAGGGTGTGCTGTCCAGCTTCCGTACCACCTGGCAGGAGTTTGTGGAGGATCTGGGCTTCTGGAGAGTGCTACTCTTGTTGGTGGTCATTGCCCTTCTCTCCCTGGGCATTGCCTACTATGTCAGTGGGGTACTGCCCTTTGCCGCCAACCAGCTGGAGCTGGTGCACTGAGGcaagggggcaggggaggggagggcagggacAGCCACCAGCTGGAAGGGAGTTGTccttggtttttcttttttgttgttgttgttataaacTCAATCTTTAAGCCTTTTCTTCAATTCCCTGACCTTCCCGGCCCGTTTTCTCTTTCAGTAAAGTTGCCATCCTTGCAACAATAATATAAAGTTTATCATGCTAGGAATGATGTGAATGTTGAACACTATTTGGCATCTGGAAAACAATGCTGCTTTTCATTAAGTGACTGCTTCATGTTAAGGGAGATCAAGTTCTTATGTAATATAAACGACCAGTATCAACATGTTCTGCATATCATTTTATTCATATCATTTAGGTAAGCTTTAAACTAACCAAATTACAGTTTGatctttgtttttcatcattggTTGTAGAATGTTTCTGTGATACTCCTcttatatttgatatttgttcTAATGAAGGACCTATTTATTTGTAGTAAGACTAAATTAGCCCAGATTTGTTGCAATGAAGACACTTTGGGAGCAACCAAATAAACAt is a window from the Anguilla anguilla isolate fAngAng1 chromosome 3, fAngAng1.pri, whole genome shotgun sequence genome containing:
- the LOC118223381 gene encoding ankyrin repeat domain-containing protein 46: MSYVFVNDSSQTSVPLLQACIDGDLGYSKRLLETGCDPNIRDSRGRTGLHLAAARGNVEICRFLHKFGADLLATDYQGNTALHLCGHVDTIQFLVSNGLKIDICNHNGSTPLVLAKRRGVNKDAIRLLEGLEEQEVKGFNRGPHSKLETMQMAESESAMESHSLLNPNLQNSEGVLSSFRTTWQEFVEDLGFWRVLLLLVVIALLSLGIAYYVSGVLPFAANQLELVH